A region from the Kribbella shirazensis genome encodes:
- a CDS encoding helix-turn-helix domain-containing protein — protein sequence MPGPRFLQLADVAEVLNISANQVYALVRRGDIPAVKIGGRGQWRVEASELEKYIERLYTETKQFIDTHPFGEEAETTEDAHL from the coding sequence ATGCCGGGTCCCCGATTCCTCCAGCTCGCCGACGTCGCCGAGGTCCTGAACATCTCGGCGAACCAGGTGTACGCCCTGGTCCGGCGCGGCGACATCCCCGCCGTGAAGATCGGCGGGCGCGGTCAGTGGCGCGTCGAGGCGTCCGAGCTGGAGAAGTACATCGAGCGGCTGTACACCGAGACCAAGCAGTTCATCGACACCCATCCCTTCGGCGAAGAGGCCGAGACCACCGAGGACGCGCACCTCTGA
- a CDS encoding DUF4097 family beta strand repeat-containing protein yields MTPQRRYGIAISVALILGGAYWALTGLTEDTASGRSSYAVEGGSLLVKNGSSTVEVRPGDGTEVTIDRQSKRNIFGSDPKESYDNGELELNSGGCGFLSFGCRTTYVLTVPRDVKLTVESSSGEVTVSGFDGGANVKTSSGDIKVHDVGGPLELRSSSGDLEADGLSSTSVTTHSSSGRTTLGFTVAPQSVNARTSSGDVEIRIPAGDEAYKIDTDTSSGDESANVKSDPGAPRTITAKTSSGDVSIEYER; encoded by the coding sequence ATGACCCCGCAGAGACGGTACGGGATCGCGATCTCGGTCGCCCTGATCCTCGGCGGGGCGTACTGGGCGCTGACCGGCCTGACCGAGGACACGGCGAGCGGCCGGAGCAGCTACGCCGTGGAGGGCGGCTCGCTGCTCGTGAAGAACGGCTCCTCGACGGTCGAGGTCCGGCCGGGGGACGGCACCGAGGTGACGATCGACCGGCAGTCCAAGCGGAACATCTTCGGCTCGGACCCGAAGGAGTCGTACGACAACGGCGAGCTCGAGCTCAACAGCGGTGGCTGCGGGTTCCTGTCGTTCGGGTGCAGGACGACGTACGTGCTGACCGTGCCGCGGGACGTGAAGCTGACGGTCGAGAGCAGCAGCGGCGAGGTGACGGTCTCCGGGTTCGACGGCGGGGCGAACGTCAAGACCAGTTCCGGCGACATCAAGGTGCACGACGTCGGCGGCCCCCTGGAGCTGCGGTCGAGCTCGGGCGACCTCGAGGCGGACGGCCTGTCCTCGACGTCGGTGACGACGCACAGCAGCTCGGGCAGAACGACGTTGGGCTTCACCGTCGCGCCGCAGTCGGTCAACGCGCGGACGAGTTCGGGAGACGTGGAGATCCGGATCCCGGCCGGCGACGAGGCGTACAAGATCGACACCGACACGTCCTCCGGCGACGAGTCCGCGAATGTGAAGAGCGATCCGGGCGCCCCCCGGACGATCACCGCGAAGACCTCGTCGGGTGACGTCAGCATCGAATACGAGCGCTGA
- a CDS encoding HAD family hydrolase: MVEVQAVPRGLLVDWGGVLTSGLEPALRRWAELDDFDFDSYLAAVLKWLPSENAVAEAELNPVHALERGQIAVPDFERKLASMLVRRDGTPVPAEGLIERMFAHFEHQPAMAALVRRANERGIRTALLSNSWGNTYPRDTWDGMFDDIVISGEVGLRKPDAEIFRLAADRLGLEPAECVFVDDLQLNVDGARAVGMTAILHTEYDETRRALETLFGADLT, from the coding sequence ATGGTCGAGGTGCAGGCGGTGCCGCGAGGGCTCCTGGTGGACTGGGGCGGCGTGCTCACCTCGGGTCTCGAGCCGGCCCTACGGCGCTGGGCGGAGCTGGACGATTTCGACTTCGACTCCTACCTGGCCGCCGTCCTCAAATGGCTGCCGTCGGAGAACGCGGTCGCCGAGGCGGAGCTCAACCCGGTGCACGCGCTCGAGCGCGGTCAGATCGCCGTCCCCGACTTCGAACGCAAGCTCGCCTCGATGCTGGTCCGCCGCGACGGTACGCCGGTCCCTGCCGAGGGACTGATCGAGCGGATGTTCGCGCACTTCGAGCACCAGCCCGCGATGGCCGCGCTGGTCCGGCGGGCCAACGAACGCGGGATCAGAACCGCGCTGCTGTCCAACTCCTGGGGCAACACGTACCCCCGCGACACCTGGGACGGCATGTTCGACGACATCGTCATCTCCGGTGAGGTCGGCCTCCGCAAGCCCGACGCGGAGATCTTCCGGCTGGCGGCCGATCGGCTCGGCCTCGAACCGGCCGAATGCGTGTTCGTCGACGACCTGCAGCTGAACGTCGACGGCGCCCGCGCGGTCGGGATGACCGCGATCCTTCACACCGAGTACGACGAGACCCGGCGAGCGCTGGAAACCCTGTTCGGAGCCGACCTGACGTGA
- a CDS encoding LysM peptidoglycan-binding domain-containing protein, which yields MNAMIRALKGILAVLALAGLGLLLRWMTAGSISGLRTYDLDSLTVVAVGTIAWIAYAWLTLAVLLTVLEQVPGVIGELAGAVAGRITTKTARALLRSGLGVAAVTPLTVGVANAAPTTAHIRHTPEAPSTLHLGAAPTADRVHLTDTPQNPAPFRATEPRSTIHVGGNNPSPQHPTTESASTAQLSNSQTAPQQPAADRSNFRATEPPSTLRIGNPETDPGRTNTAHAAPQQHENETAPEQATGGHSEFRATEPASTVQIGGNETAAEQATGGHGEFGATEPASTLQIGGNETAAEQATGGHGEFRATEPASTVQVGGSEADSRKAGGEAAGSDRPAGERQRTDVPNQPAGEHQRGDVPNQAAGERARVGVPDRPTDGAPTRYTELRPRVPVRVVVREGDSLWSIAARELGPAATNDAIAARWPDWYAANRQVIGDDPDLILPGQVLRIPPAPNGDHLPPHHQEP from the coding sequence ATGAACGCGATGATCCGGGCGCTCAAAGGCATCCTCGCGGTGCTCGCACTGGCCGGCCTCGGCCTGCTCCTCCGCTGGATGACGGCCGGTTCGATCAGCGGCCTCCGGACCTACGACCTGGATTCGCTGACCGTCGTCGCGGTCGGAACCATCGCCTGGATCGCCTACGCGTGGCTCACGCTGGCCGTCCTGCTCACCGTCCTGGAACAGGTCCCCGGTGTCATCGGCGAACTGGCCGGCGCCGTAGCAGGCCGAATCACCACCAAAACCGCCCGAGCCCTGCTCCGCTCCGGCCTCGGCGTGGCCGCCGTTACGCCCCTCACAGTCGGCGTAGCCAACGCAGCCCCCACCACGGCGCACATCCGCCACACCCCCGAGGCCCCGTCAACCCTCCACCTAGGCGCCGCCCCCACCGCCGATCGCGTGCACCTCACAGACACCCCACAGAACCCCGCCCCCTTCCGCGCGACCGAACCGCGCTCGACCATCCACGTCGGCGGCAACAACCCCAGCCCGCAGCACCCCACCACCGAGTCCGCCTCTACCGCGCAGCTCAGCAACAGCCAGACCGCACCACAGCAGCCGGCCGCAGACCGCAGCAACTTCCGTGCCACCGAGCCCCCGTCGACCCTCCGGATCGGCAACCCCGAGACCGACCCCGGACGCACAAACACCGCGCACGCCGCGCCCCAGCAGCACGAAAACGAAACCGCCCCGGAGCAGGCAACCGGAGGGCACAGCGAGTTCCGGGCGACCGAGCCCGCCTCGACCGTGCAGATCGGCGGCAACGAGACCGCTGCGGAGCAGGCAACCGGAGGGCACGGAGAGTTCGGGGCGACCGAGCCCGCCTCGACCCTGCAGATCGGCGGCAACGAGACCGCTGCGGAGCAGGCAACCGGAGGGCACGGAGAGTTCCGAGCGACCGAGCCCGCCTCAACTGTGCAGGTCGGCGGTAGTGAGGCTGATTCGCGGAAGGCGGGCGGCGAGGCTGCGGGCTCGGATCGGCCAGCAGGTGAGCGGCAGCGGACCGACGTACCGAACCAGCCAGCAGGCGAGCACCAGCGGGGCGACGTACCGAATCAGGCGGCAGGTGAGCGAGCGCGGGTCGGGGTGCCGGATCGGCCTACGGACGGGGCTCCTACCCGGTACACCGAGCTGCGGCCGCGGGTGCCTGTGCGGGTCGTCGTACGCGAAGGCGACTCCCTCTGGAGCATCGCCGCCCGCGAACTCGGCCCCGCCGCCACGAACGACGCCATCGCCGCGCGCTGGCCCGACTGGTACGCCGCGAACCGCCAAGTGATCGGGGACGACCCCGACCTCATCCTCCCCGGACAGGTCCTCCGCATCCCGCCGGCACCCAACGGCGACCACCTCCCGCCCCATCACCAGGAGCCGTGA
- a CDS encoding WS/DGAT/MGAT family O-acyltransferase: MPDRLTSLDLTFLKAESPATPMHVGTVDIFEPPVHGDEGFDYESLVALIRDRIAFVPRYRQRVQQIPGRFAGPVWVDDEEFDITFHVRRSALPRPGTHAQLLELVARIMSRRLDRARPLWEMYLVEGLQGDRFAIISKSHQALVDGNSTVDIGQVVLDSTAHPRETPTDTWQPEHPPSALELLAGVFADATRHPTAVLELARAEMASLTGSTSVREVLGDVVGSVVAQRHVQESSLHVKTSGQRRFTTVQTDLEDYRSIRAAHGGTVNDVILAVVAGGFRAWMMTRGEGVGPTRSVRAVVPVSIRDDEDEEPTSLGSRVIASTVNLPVGENSPVMRLHQISYQTKVHKDTGRAVSARSLVGIAGFAPTTLHALAARVATATVRPIDDVVITNVPGPQFPLYAQGAPMLASYPVVPLMPGQGLSVGVTSYDGKVYYGLNADRTAMPDLAVFAQCVTDALDELLDTTKGSRNRASRGRKKDRGTTKKAGS; encoded by the coding sequence ATGCCGGACCGGTTGACGTCGCTCGACCTCACCTTCCTGAAGGCCGAGTCGCCGGCCACGCCGATGCATGTCGGGACGGTGGACATCTTCGAGCCGCCGGTGCACGGCGACGAGGGGTTCGACTACGAGAGCCTGGTGGCGCTGATCCGGGACCGGATCGCGTTCGTGCCGCGGTACCGGCAGCGCGTCCAGCAGATCCCGGGGCGCTTCGCCGGGCCGGTCTGGGTGGACGACGAAGAGTTCGACATCACGTTCCATGTACGGCGCTCCGCGCTGCCCCGTCCCGGCACCCACGCGCAGCTGCTCGAGCTGGTCGCCCGGATCATGTCCCGGCGGCTCGACCGGGCCCGTCCGCTGTGGGAGATGTACCTGGTCGAGGGCCTGCAGGGTGACCGGTTCGCGATCATCTCGAAGTCCCATCAGGCGCTTGTCGACGGCAACAGCACGGTCGACATCGGGCAGGTGGTGCTGGACAGCACCGCGCACCCCCGGGAGACGCCGACCGACACCTGGCAGCCGGAGCATCCGCCGTCCGCGCTGGAGCTGCTCGCCGGGGTGTTCGCCGACGCCACCCGGCATCCGACCGCGGTCCTGGAGCTGGCCCGCGCCGAGATGGCCAGCCTGACCGGCTCCACCTCGGTGCGCGAGGTGCTCGGCGACGTGGTCGGCTCGGTGGTCGCGCAGCGGCACGTGCAGGAGAGCTCGCTGCACGTGAAGACGTCCGGGCAGCGCCGGTTCACCACCGTCCAGACCGACCTGGAGGACTACCGGTCCATCCGCGCGGCCCACGGCGGGACGGTGAACGACGTGATCCTCGCCGTGGTCGCGGGCGGGTTCCGCGCCTGGATGATGACCCGCGGCGAGGGCGTCGGCCCGACCCGGAGCGTGCGCGCGGTGGTGCCGGTCAGCATCCGCGACGACGAGGACGAGGAGCCCACGTCGCTCGGCTCCCGGGTGATCGCCTCGACCGTGAACCTGCCGGTCGGGGAGAACTCCCCGGTCATGCGGCTGCACCAGATCTCGTACCAGACCAAGGTGCACAAGGACACCGGCCGCGCGGTCAGCGCCCGCTCGCTGGTCGGCATCGCCGGATTCGCCCCGACCACGCTGCACGCGCTCGCCGCCCGGGTCGCGACCGCCACGGTCCGGCCGATCGACGACGTGGTGATCACCAACGTTCCGGGCCCGCAGTTCCCGCTGTACGCGCAGGGCGCCCCGATGCTGGCGTCGTACCCGGTGGTTCCGCTGATGCCCGGACAGGGCCTGTCGGTCGGCGTCACGTCGTACGACGGGAAGGTGTACTACGGTCTGAATGCGGACCGCACCGCCATGCCGGATCTCGCTGTTTTCGCCCAGTGCGTGACCGACGCGCTGGACGAGTTGCTGGACACCACGAAGGGCAGCCGGAACCGGGCCTCCCGGGGCCGGAAGAAGGATCGCGGGACAACCAAGAAGGCGGGTTCATGA
- a CDS encoding Rv3235 family protein, whose product MSQQHNLAQADPTTFTTAAPHAPEAPMAVTPTPSPTELTTPRTPRSASTSAPLATAAPEQATTGDAVLTSVTRPQLRSLTNPGDHQVPATARYADQLTHGALALRLQAVTRLGLPTPRHLSSTTPQAATPSPAEAGSAHAGLATSGKALNSQIATRQASPQGVEPHTPHAGVADATPADAGMAHASQANADVADRPIEKLSVVQDNRSATPADAAPGRPDGAQAPLNTTPSTRPAEDARRTAPGTAGGQAVRGAGAAGARGTAAVSAASRATSGTAVVGGEEARRGEVPGLPGARVWGGRLAQAVSEVLAGDRPISQLVRFTDDAVFMDLNRRVRMLGLNSTAGSRGAKEKSTVRSVRVFMPNPSIAEVAAHVRYGRRSRAIALRLEVRRNRWVCTALELG is encoded by the coding sequence ATGAGCCAGCAGCACAACCTCGCGCAGGCCGACCCCACCACCTTCACGACCGCAGCACCGCACGCACCGGAGGCTCCCATGGCCGTCACCCCGACCCCGTCGCCAACCGAGCTCACCACCCCGCGCACCCCGCGGTCCGCGAGCACCTCCGCCCCGCTCGCCACCGCAGCTCCGGAGCAGGCAACCACGGGCGACGCGGTACTGACCTCGGTGACCCGCCCCCAACTCCGCTCGCTCACCAACCCAGGCGACCACCAGGTGCCGGCCACCGCCCGGTACGCCGACCAACTCACCCACGGAGCCCTGGCCCTACGCCTCCAGGCCGTCACCCGTCTCGGCCTCCCCACCCCACGCCACCTCTCCAGCACCACCCCCCAGGCAGCCACGCCGAGTCCGGCCGAGGCCGGCAGCGCGCACGCAGGCCTGGCAACTTCGGGCAAGGCGCTCAACAGCCAGATAGCCACCCGTCAGGCAAGCCCACAAGGTGTCGAGCCCCACACCCCGCACGCGGGCGTGGCCGACGCAACCCCGGCAGACGCAGGTATGGCGCACGCGAGCCAGGCGAACGCAGACGTGGCGGACAGGCCTATCGAGAAGCTCAGCGTGGTGCAAGACAACCGAAGCGCCACGCCGGCAGACGCGGCGCCTGGGCGCCCTGACGGAGCCCAGGCACCGCTCAACACCACCCCGAGCACGCGTCCCGCGGAGGATGCGAGGCGGACTGCGCCAGGTACGGCCGGTGGTCAGGCGGTCCGCGGTGCGGGCGCCGCTGGCGCGCGAGGTACCGCGGCGGTTTCGGCCGCCTCCCGAGCGACTTCGGGGACCGCGGTTGTTGGTGGGGAGGAGGCTCGGCGTGGGGAGGTGCCGGGGTTGCCGGGGGCTCGGGTTTGGGGTGGGCGATTGGCTCAGGCGGTGTCTGAGGTGCTGGCGGGAGATCGGCCGATCTCGCAGCTGGTGCGGTTCACCGACGATGCGGTGTTCATGGACCTGAACCGCCGGGTGCGGATGCTCGGGCTGAACTCGACCGCTGGTTCGCGTGGGGCGAAGGAGAAGAGCACGGTCCGCTCGGTGCGGGTTTTCATGCCGAACCCCAGCATCGCCGAGGTCGCCGCGCACGTACGGTACGGCCGCCGCTCCCGCGCGATCGCCCTTCGCCTCGAAGTCCGCCGCAACCGCTGGGTCTGCACCGCCCTCGAGCTCGGCTGA
- a CDS encoding nucleotidyltransferase domain-containing protein, which yields MYTPADRSGLRDALVAQARADTRVAGAALTGSAAVGAEDQWSDIDLALGLTPSADQSAVLAEWTALMYGEHGAVHHTDVWSRQTVYRVFLLESTLQVDIAFAPAEEFGALGPTFQLLFGEAVEQPAWSTPSPVDLVGMGWLYALHARSSIARGKAWQAEYMISGVRDHVMMLMCLRHDVPHSQGRGLHLLPSATTAAVEPTLVRSLEPVELQRAFRASVDVLLSEVPYVDEELAVRLAGPLRALTA from the coding sequence ATGTACACACCAGCCGACCGCTCGGGCCTTCGCGACGCACTGGTCGCGCAGGCCCGAGCAGACACGCGCGTTGCGGGCGCGGCGCTCACCGGATCGGCTGCTGTAGGTGCCGAGGACCAGTGGTCGGACATCGACCTTGCACTCGGCCTGACTCCGTCTGCCGACCAGTCCGCAGTGCTGGCCGAGTGGACCGCGCTCATGTACGGGGAGCATGGCGCCGTGCACCACACCGACGTCTGGTCGCGTCAGACCGTCTACAGGGTGTTCCTGCTGGAGTCCACGCTGCAGGTCGACATAGCGTTCGCACCGGCCGAGGAGTTCGGTGCGCTCGGACCTACGTTCCAGCTGCTCTTCGGTGAGGCCGTGGAGCAACCGGCGTGGAGCACACCGTCTCCCGTCGATCTGGTCGGCATGGGGTGGTTGTACGCGTTGCACGCCCGGTCGAGCATCGCGCGGGGCAAGGCGTGGCAGGCGGAGTACATGATCAGCGGCGTCCGCGATCACGTGATGATGCTGATGTGCTTGCGGCACGACGTACCGCACTCTCAGGGCCGTGGACTGCACCTGTTGCCTTCGGCTACCACAGCGGCTGTGGAGCCGACGCTAGTGCGATCGCTGGAGCCCGTGGAGTTACAGCGGGCGTTCCGGGCGAGTGTCGACGTACTGCTGAGTGAAGTGCCGTATGTGGACGAGGAGCTGGCGGTCAGGCTTGCTGGTCCGCTGCGGGCGCTGACGGCTTAG
- a CDS encoding AAA family ATPase translates to MSIPILLAVTGAPWEADVVRRTEHASGIRVVRRCVDIADVMAAAASGQARAVVLADALPRLSSDAVAALHARGIAVLALVDPLETGAPFGAEDRLSRMGIERILPADVSPVDLGRAVSDAVDSGPPITTSHFAGGFVPLTPENAGQAEQPAFPQGTGRLIAVWGPTGAPGRTTVAVNLASELSVRRVPTLLADADVYGGTVAQMLGMLDETSGLAAAARSASNGSLDMVTLARHSRSVNPHLLVLTGLSRADRWTELRPAAVESIWSTARTLAPLTVVDAGFCIETDEEISFDSLAPRRNGATVVTLEEADEVIVVGTADPVGLTRLIRAVHELRAVVPSVTVRVVVNRIRSGPLGGSPGDAAVEALRQYAGIDRAVLLPYDLGATDTAMAHGRSLSEAAKSSKLRKGFQQLAAAIAADFHSVPA, encoded by the coding sequence ATGTCGATCCCGATCCTGCTGGCGGTGACCGGCGCGCCGTGGGAAGCAGATGTCGTACGGCGGACCGAGCACGCCTCCGGGATCCGGGTGGTACGGCGCTGCGTGGACATCGCCGACGTGATGGCAGCCGCCGCCAGCGGCCAAGCCCGCGCAGTGGTGCTCGCCGACGCGCTGCCCCGCCTGTCGTCCGATGCCGTCGCCGCGCTGCACGCCCGCGGCATCGCCGTACTCGCCCTGGTCGACCCGCTCGAGACCGGCGCCCCGTTCGGCGCCGAGGACCGGCTCAGCCGGATGGGGATCGAGCGGATCCTGCCCGCCGACGTGAGCCCGGTGGACCTCGGCCGCGCGGTCTCGGACGCGGTCGACTCGGGCCCGCCGATCACCACGTCGCACTTCGCGGGCGGTTTCGTACCGCTCACCCCGGAGAACGCCGGCCAGGCCGAGCAGCCGGCCTTCCCGCAGGGCACCGGCCGGCTGATCGCGGTCTGGGGCCCGACCGGCGCGCCCGGCCGGACGACGGTCGCGGTCAACCTCGCGAGCGAGCTGTCCGTGCGGCGCGTGCCGACCCTGCTCGCGGACGCCGACGTGTACGGCGGGACCGTCGCGCAGATGCTCGGGATGCTCGACGAGACCTCGGGGCTGGCCGCCGCGGCCCGCTCCGCGTCGAACGGTTCGCTCGACATGGTGACGCTCGCCCGGCACTCCCGCTCGGTGAACCCGCACCTCCTCGTGCTGACCGGCCTCAGCCGCGCCGACCGCTGGACCGAGCTGCGCCCCGCGGCCGTCGAGTCGATCTGGTCGACCGCCCGGACGCTGGCGCCGCTCACGGTGGTGGACGCCGGGTTCTGCATCGAGACCGACGAGGAGATCTCGTTCGACTCGCTGGCCCCGCGGCGCAACGGGGCGACCGTGGTGACGCTCGAGGAGGCCGACGAGGTGATCGTCGTCGGTACGGCGGACCCGGTCGGCCTGACCCGGCTGATCCGGGCGGTCCACGAGCTGCGCGCCGTCGTACCGTCGGTGACCGTCCGCGTGGTGGTGAACCGGATTCGCTCCGGGCCGCTCGGCGGATCACCCGGCGACGCGGCGGTGGAGGCGCTGCGGCAGTACGCCGGGATCGACCGCGCCGTGCTGCTGCCGTACGACCTGGGCGCGACGGACACCGCGATGGCGCACGGGCGCAGCCTGTCCGAGGCGGCCAAGTCGAGCAAGCTCCGCAAGGGCTTCCAGCAGCTCGCCGCCGCGATCGCCGCCGACTTCCACTCCGTCCCGGCCTGA
- a CDS encoding DUF6912 family protein, which translates to MRVYVPATLRSLSAACNAGEIGPAPLTAYAVTPALREWYVEGDDEELEFAAMAQAARASVGLLAADPGTARRRVVIAAEVSAVPPADGSVELGDARLELHVLIPWRSVVSVHLDAPQATSVIGKAADLWDAAQDGDDDAVFALDSCEGEDLMWYATQEIPDLLAAEGPRGGQRT; encoded by the coding sequence ATGAGGGTCTACGTACCGGCGACGCTCCGGTCGCTGAGCGCGGCGTGCAACGCCGGGGAGATCGGCCCGGCCCCGCTGACGGCGTACGCCGTGACACCGGCGCTGCGGGAGTGGTACGTCGAGGGCGACGACGAGGAGCTGGAGTTCGCCGCGATGGCGCAGGCGGCCCGCGCCTCGGTAGGACTGCTCGCCGCCGATCCGGGTACCGCACGGAGGCGGGTGGTGATCGCGGCCGAGGTGAGCGCCGTACCGCCGGCCGACGGGTCCGTGGAGCTCGGCGACGCCCGGCTGGAGCTGCACGTGCTGATCCCGTGGCGGTCGGTGGTGTCCGTGCACCTGGACGCGCCGCAGGCGACGTCGGTGATCGGAAAGGCCGCCGACCTCTGGGACGCCGCACAGGACGGTGACGACGACGCGGTGTTCGCCCTGGATTCGTGCGAGGGTGAAGACCTGATGTGGTACGCGACACAGGAGATCCCGGATCTGCTGGCGGCGGAGGGGCCGCGCGGTGGGCAGCGGACGTGA
- a CDS encoding cupredoxin domain-containing protein yields MRSTLTRGAATALLPTLGMLVLAGCGGDETGGTETPSPSAPASTPTATSSLPTNTPAPSSPNTSAPSNTADPSGEQADVTVDVTVANGKVNPSGATIKVKSGQTVLVKAVSDAADQLHIHGYDKELALTPGKPASVKFTANMKGTFEIETHESGKLVAKLVVS; encoded by the coding sequence ATGCGTTCGACGCTCACACGCGGTGCCGCCACCGCCCTCCTGCCCACCCTCGGCATGCTGGTCCTGGCCGGCTGCGGCGGAGACGAGACCGGCGGTACCGAGACTCCCTCCCCGAGCGCCCCCGCGTCGACCCCGACCGCTACCTCGAGTCTGCCGACGAACACCCCCGCCCCCAGCTCGCCGAACACCAGCGCCCCCTCGAACACCGCCGACCCGTCCGGGGAGCAGGCCGACGTGACCGTCGACGTCACCGTTGCCAACGGCAAGGTCAACCCGAGCGGCGCGACGATCAAGGTCAAGTCCGGCCAGACCGTGCTGGTCAAGGCGGTCAGCGACGCCGCCGACCAGCTGCACATCCACGGCTACGACAAGGAGCTCGCGCTCACCCCCGGCAAGCCCGCCTCGGTCAAGTTCACCGCGAACATGAAGGGCACCTTCGAGATCGAGACCCACGAGAGCGGCAAACTCGTCGCCAAGCTCGTCGTCTCGTGA
- a CDS encoding glycosyltransferase 87 family protein — translation MTVTTPASSPTRPAGRRRIVIAVAACALLVALGAWIGHLYGGMIDLRVYRMGGSVLLHGDSLYDAKLPGGSNLPFTYPPFSAIAMVPLAAVPWGVALVAWTTLSVLCITALWRTSLTKTFWSFFTKRKRTAVLAALTALSLLLEPVWQTIQFGQINLLLTAMILLDLVRPNDARLRGFWLGVTIGVKLTPLPLLALLVVTKQWRALRNAVLGLLATMAIGFAVVPNQSWRYWTDVILDANRVGGLTYTGNQSFNGFLHRIGDEAGWVQPTWFVLSAVFGLVVLWLARKYWLADERVTAISVMALAVLYASPISWSHHWVWIIPLGVSLIRGVNRWWGLNPAVVTGVLFYGLFVLRSIWWVPYRDDRELDWSFWQSIPGNSHLIVGLIAFALLIVTSRSLPKPSAPAADQQA, via the coding sequence GTGACCGTGACCACCCCTGCCTCCTCCCCGACTCGTCCCGCCGGCCGCCGCCGCATCGTCATCGCCGTCGCCGCCTGCGCGCTGCTCGTCGCGCTCGGCGCCTGGATCGGCCACCTGTACGGCGGCATGATCGACCTGCGCGTCTACCGGATGGGCGGCTCGGTGCTGCTGCACGGCGACTCGCTGTACGACGCGAAGCTGCCGGGCGGCTCGAATCTCCCGTTCACGTACCCGCCGTTCTCGGCGATCGCGATGGTCCCGCTGGCCGCCGTACCGTGGGGTGTCGCGCTGGTGGCGTGGACGACCCTCTCGGTGCTGTGCATCACCGCGCTGTGGCGGACCAGTCTGACGAAGACCTTCTGGTCGTTCTTCACCAAGCGCAAGCGTACGGCGGTCCTCGCGGCGCTCACCGCGCTGTCGCTGCTGCTGGAGCCGGTCTGGCAGACGATCCAGTTCGGCCAGATCAACCTGTTGCTGACCGCAATGATCCTGCTGGACCTGGTCCGCCCGAACGACGCCCGCCTGCGCGGGTTCTGGCTCGGTGTGACGATCGGCGTCAAGCTCACCCCGTTGCCGCTGCTGGCGCTGCTCGTGGTGACGAAGCAGTGGCGTGCGTTGCGCAACGCAGTACTGGGGCTGCTGGCGACGATGGCGATCGGGTTCGCGGTTGTGCCGAACCAGTCCTGGCGGTACTGGACCGACGTGATCCTGGACGCCAACCGGGTCGGTGGGCTCACCTACACCGGCAACCAGTCGTTCAACGGCTTCCTGCACCGGATCGGCGACGAGGCGGGCTGGGTGCAGCCGACCTGGTTCGTGCTGTCGGCAGTGTTCGGGCTGGTCGTGCTGTGGTTGGCCCGGAAGTACTGGCTTGCCGACGAGCGGGTCACCGCGATCTCCGTGATGGCGCTGGCCGTCCTGTACGCGTCACCGATCTCGTGGAGCCACCACTGGGTGTGGATCATCCCGCTCGGCGTCAGCCTGATCCGCGGCGTCAACCGCTGGTGGGGCCTCAACCCCGCGGTCGTCACCGGCGTCCTGTTCTACGGCTTGTTCGTCCTGCGCTCGATCTGGTGGGTCCCGTACCGCGACGACCGTGAGCTCGACTGGTCGTTCTGGCAGTCGATCCCCGGCAACTCTCACCTGATCGTCGGCCTGATCGCGTTCGCACTACTGATCGTCACCAGCCGCAGCCTGCCTAAGCCGTCAGCGCCCGCAGCGGACCAGCAAGCCTGA